In the Euphorbia lathyris chromosome 5, ddEupLath1.1, whole genome shotgun sequence genome, one interval contains:
- the LOC136231012 gene encoding protein root UVB sensitive 4 isoform X2 — protein sequence MQATLYSPTSSNQFHFQWIAGDFHSVTSKPISRKLKISPPKPLIATNSLRTPINYEPEEGVDEGPGPIFPERLPVVIRRSGGVSRYMWDGSNLKLVNLDGGASSLPLDFEDGFRKLCRVWSLAVRDFFIPKRVPENYMDYVKWKFLHRVFSSALQVLATQAMFRAIGIGYSRSLPSAAALNWVLKDGLGRLSRCIYTASLASAFDTNLKRVRFSTSVLFSLSIGVELLTPVFPHQFLLLATIANIAKQISLSCYLATGSAVHRSFAIADNLGEVSAKAQIQTVCFDNLGLMLAAMLNMLFKNNQRLLAGLPFVVYPIFAAIDLFGIYQGLKHVYLQTLTKDRLEIILNSWIELGYVPSPAEVSKKEGINFLRSKGEDYYFLCIENSYIGWARTKQQGILLCLREGAGTADIVMGLLQACYLRKALSYSRFRACDTDGSALTEWSKLIENSKVSALRDSCLLDEKMTELGWAVKNILLNTEEQARYSFVDD from the exons ATGCAAGCCACGCTATACTCACCTACTAGTTCTAATCAATTCCATTTCCAATGGATAGCCGGGGACTTCCACTCGGTTACCTCAAAACCCATCTCCAGGAAACTCAAAATTTCCCCGCCCAAACCCCTTATTGCCACCAATTCGCTCAGGACACCCATCAATTACGAGCCGGAAGAAGGTGTCGACGAGGGTCCGGGACCTATCTTCCCGGAGAGACTACCGGTTGTGATTAGACGGTCAGGTGGAGTGTCTAGGTATATGTGGGATGGGAGCAATTTGAAATTAGTGAATTTGGATGGTGGTGCTTCTTCTCTTCCTCTGGATTTCGAGGATGGGTTTCGTAAATTGTGTCGCGTTTGGAGTTTGGCTGTTAGGGATTTCTTTATTCCTAAACGAGTCCCTGAGAACTACATGGATTATGTAAAATGGAAGTTCTTGCACCGCGTTTTTAGCTCTGCTTTACAAGTTCTTGCTACACAG GCCATGTTTCGGGCTATAGGCATTGGGTACTCGCGTTCACTTCCTTCAGCAGCTGCTCTTAACTGGGTCTTGAAGGATGGACTCGGACGTTTAAGTAGATGCATCTATACTGCTAGCTTGGCATCAGCTTTTGATACCAATTTGAAG AGAGTTAGGTTCTCGACATCTGTTCTGTTCAGTTTGAGCATTGGAGTGGAGCTGCTAACCCCTGTATTTCCTCATCAATTCTTGCTTCTTGCAACTATAGCTAACATCGCAAAGCAAATTAGCCTTTCTTGTTACTTGGCAACTGGT TCTGCTGTTCATCGAAGCTTTGCAATAGCAGATAACCTCGGTGAAGTTTCAGCAAAAGCACAG ATACAAACAGTGTGCTTTGATAATCTAGGACTCATGCTTGCCGCAATGTTGAATATGCTGTTCAAGAACAATCAAAG ATTGCTTGCAGGCTTGCCTTTTGTTGTTTACCCCATTTTTGCTGCTATAGACCTATTTGGAATATATCAAGGGCTTAAACATGTCTATCTACAGACATTAACTAAG GATAGGCTTGAAATTATACTAAATTCATGGATTGAGTTAGGATACGTACCTTCACCTGCAGAAGTGAGCAAAAAGGAGGGAATCAATTTTCTTCGAAGCAAGG GAGAAGACTATTATTTTCTATGTATAGAAAACTCGTACATAGGATGGGCAAGAACTAAGCAA CAAGGTATTCTTCTGTGTTTACGTGAGGGAGCAGGCACTGCAGATATCGTGATGGGTTTGCTACAG GCATGCTACCTTCGCAAGGCGCTGTCATATAGTAGGTTCAGGGCTTGTGATACAGATGGCTCAGCTCTCACAGAGTGGAGTAAATTGATTGAAAATAGCAAGGTATCAGCATTAAGGGATTCGTGTTTACTAGATGAGAAAATGACAGAACTTGGTTGGGCTGTGAAAAACATATTACTGAATACAGAGGAGCAGGCTAGATACAGTTTTGTAGATGACTGA
- the LOC136231012 gene encoding protein root UVB sensitive 4 isoform X1, with translation MQATLYSPTSSNQFHFQWIAGDFHSVTSKPISRKLKISPPKPLIATNSLRTPINYEPEEGVDEGPGPIFPERLPVVIRRSGGVSRYMWDGSNLKLVNLDGGASSLPLDFEDGFRKLCRVWSLAVRDFFIPKRVPENYMDYVKWKFLHRVFSSALQVLATQAMFRAIGIGYSRSLPSAAALNWVLKDGLGRLSRCIYTASLASAFDTNLKRVRFSTSVLFSLSIGVELLTPVFPHQFLLLATIANIAKQISLSCYLATGSAVHRSFAIADNLGEVSAKAQIQTVCFDNLGLMLAAMLNMLFKNNQRLLAGLPFVVYPIFAAIDLFGIYQGLKHVYLQTLTKDRLEIILNSWIELGYVPSPAEVSKKEGINFLRSKGKELWPIRIGCLNIKDQIHKLSMMAMHTLTGEDYYFLCIENSYIGWARTKQQGILLCLREGAGTADIVMGLLQACYLRKALSYSRFRACDTDGSALTEWSKLIENSKVSALRDSCLLDEKMTELGWAVKNILLNTEEQARYSFVDD, from the exons ATGCAAGCCACGCTATACTCACCTACTAGTTCTAATCAATTCCATTTCCAATGGATAGCCGGGGACTTCCACTCGGTTACCTCAAAACCCATCTCCAGGAAACTCAAAATTTCCCCGCCCAAACCCCTTATTGCCACCAATTCGCTCAGGACACCCATCAATTACGAGCCGGAAGAAGGTGTCGACGAGGGTCCGGGACCTATCTTCCCGGAGAGACTACCGGTTGTGATTAGACGGTCAGGTGGAGTGTCTAGGTATATGTGGGATGGGAGCAATTTGAAATTAGTGAATTTGGATGGTGGTGCTTCTTCTCTTCCTCTGGATTTCGAGGATGGGTTTCGTAAATTGTGTCGCGTTTGGAGTTTGGCTGTTAGGGATTTCTTTATTCCTAAACGAGTCCCTGAGAACTACATGGATTATGTAAAATGGAAGTTCTTGCACCGCGTTTTTAGCTCTGCTTTACAAGTTCTTGCTACACAG GCCATGTTTCGGGCTATAGGCATTGGGTACTCGCGTTCACTTCCTTCAGCAGCTGCTCTTAACTGGGTCTTGAAGGATGGACTCGGACGTTTAAGTAGATGCATCTATACTGCTAGCTTGGCATCAGCTTTTGATACCAATTTGAAG AGAGTTAGGTTCTCGACATCTGTTCTGTTCAGTTTGAGCATTGGAGTGGAGCTGCTAACCCCTGTATTTCCTCATCAATTCTTGCTTCTTGCAACTATAGCTAACATCGCAAAGCAAATTAGCCTTTCTTGTTACTTGGCAACTGGT TCTGCTGTTCATCGAAGCTTTGCAATAGCAGATAACCTCGGTGAAGTTTCAGCAAAAGCACAG ATACAAACAGTGTGCTTTGATAATCTAGGACTCATGCTTGCCGCAATGTTGAATATGCTGTTCAAGAACAATCAAAG ATTGCTTGCAGGCTTGCCTTTTGTTGTTTACCCCATTTTTGCTGCTATAGACCTATTTGGAATATATCAAGGGCTTAAACATGTCTATCTACAGACATTAACTAAG GATAGGCTTGAAATTATACTAAATTCATGGATTGAGTTAGGATACGTACCTTCACCTGCAGAAGTGAGCAAAAAGGAGGGAATCAATTTTCTTCGAAGCAAGG GTAAGGAACTATGGCCTATTAGAATAGGATGCTTAAACATCAAAGACCAGATACACAAATTGTCAATGATGGCGATGCATACTTTAACAGGAGAAGACTATTATTTTCTATGTATAGAAAACTCGTACATAGGATGGGCAAGAACTAAGCAA CAAGGTATTCTTCTGTGTTTACGTGAGGGAGCAGGCACTGCAGATATCGTGATGGGTTTGCTACAG GCATGCTACCTTCGCAAGGCGCTGTCATATAGTAGGTTCAGGGCTTGTGATACAGATGGCTCAGCTCTCACAGAGTGGAGTAAATTGATTGAAAATAGCAAGGTATCAGCATTAAGGGATTCGTGTTTACTAGATGAGAAAATGACAGAACTTGGTTGGGCTGTGAAAAACATATTACTGAATACAGAGGAGCAGGCTAGATACAGTTTTGTAGATGACTGA
- the LOC136228817 gene encoding extra-large guanine nucleotide-binding protein 1, with protein sequence MPPGTEDGVQYSFALEYNGPPISYDLPRAVPINVSKIPVAAVVSQLSLPDKLTLPVVKPLLPADPGKNLSKELKSTVSQKEPGSDEAATTVSPTSVIERATESNQDCGLSGELSSSGGLEFSSRRYGPSSISNELSTELLNGTRSSNTIEFSGSLDNKSRESSARLRVSNELNQDWGSNESILSTDYPSSRVSSHKPSGECQFEVNGDGRRAQVVTFRDIGSDTGSGADEIDDNEEFSEDEPRFFRVRREPQSKGKKGTCYRCFKGSRFTEKEVCIVCDAKFCSNCVLRAMGSMPEGRKCVTCIGYPIDESKRPCLGKCSRMLKRLLNDLEVRQIMKAEKLCEANQLPPEFVYVNGMPLCHEELVNLQTCTNPPKKLKPGNYWYDKVSGLWGKEGQKPSQIISPHLNVGGPIQAEASNGNTQVYINGREITKVELRMLQLAGVQCAGNPHFWVNEDGSYQEEGQKNTKGYIWGKAGMKLVCTFLSLPVPSKSSNISGEQFSSMTSRTVPDYLEQRTLLKILLVGYIGSGTSTIFKQAKILYKPVPFTDDERESIKLTIQSNVYGYLGILLEGRDRFEEESLAEMLEQQSSEEADLGGEGDNIDQITIYTIGPRLKAFSDWLLKIMVSGNLEVIFPAASREYAPLVEELWKDPAIQATYKRKQELEMLPSVASYFLERAVDILRTDYEPSHLDILYAEGVTSSNGLACLDYSYPQSASDDKFDTDDQHDSLLRYQLISVHARGLGENCKWLEMFEDIGMVIFCVALSDYDQYTVDGNGCSTNKMLQSRKFFETIVTHPTFEQMDFLLILNKYDLFEDKIEQVPLTQCEWFDGFRPITSNHRSNSNSNSINCNPSLGQLGFHYIAVKFKQLYASLTGKKLYVSPVKGLDPNSVDTALKYAKEILKWEEERPNFSLSEYSLYSTEASSYSP encoded by the exons ATGCCGCCGGGGACGGAAGATGGAGTTCAATACTCCTTTGCTTTGGAATATAATGGTCCTCCGATATCCTACGATCTCCCACGCGCCGTTCCAATCAACGTCAGCAAAATCCCGGTTGCTGCCGTCGTGTCTCAGCTCTCTCTTCCGGATAAACTCACTTTGCCGGTTGTTAAACCTTTGTTGCCTGCCGATCCAGGTAAGAATCTCTCTAAAGAGCTGAAATCTACTGTGTCTCAAAAGGAGCCGGGATCCGATGAAGCCGCCACTACAGTATCGCCTACTTCTGTTATTGAGAGAGCTACAGAGAGTAATCAAGATTGTGGTTTGTCCGGCGAGCTTAGTAGCTCAGGTGGTTTAGAGTTTTCCTCTCGGCGGTATGGGCCATCTTCTATTAGTAACGAGCTTTCCACTGAGTTGTTGAATGGGACTAGAAGCTCTAATACCATCGAATTTTCTGGAAGTCTCGATAATAAATCGCGGGAAAGTTCAGCGAGATTGAGGGTTTCGAATGAACTAAATCAGGATTGGGGTTCAAATGAATCAATTTTGAGCACTGATTACCCGTCTTCCCGGGTTTCTAGTCATAAACCTTCTGGGGAGTGTCAATTTGAAGTGAATGGAGATGGTAGGCGAGCCCAAGTTGTTACTTTTCGTGATATCGGATCAGATACCGGGTCTGGTGCTGATGAAATTGATGATAATGAAGAGTTTAGTGAGGACGAGCCAAGGTTTTTCCGGGTTCGAAGAGAACCACAGAGTAAAGGAAAGAAAGGGACTTGTTATAGGTGTTTTAAGGGGAGTAGGTTTACTGAGAAAGAAGTTTGCATTGTTTGTGATGCCAAGTTTTGCAGTAATTGTGTGCTTAGAGCTATGGGGTCAATGCCTGAAGGAAGAAAATGCGTTACTTGCATTGGGTATCCCATTGATGAATCGAAAAGACCTTGTTTGGGGAAGTGCTCTAGGATGCTTAAACGATTGTTGAATGATTTGGAGGTTAGACAGATAATGAAAGCTGAGAAGTTATGCGAGGCGAATCAGTTGCCCCCGGAGTTCGTTTATGTGAATGGAATGCCCCTTTGCCATGAGGAGTTAGTTAATTTGCAGACTTGCACAAACCCACCAAAGAAGTTGAAACCTGGAAACTATTGGTATGATAAAGTGTCTGGTCTTTGGGGAAAG GAAGGGCAGAAGCCTTCTCAGATCATAAGTCCTCATCTGAACGTCGGTGGTCCTATTCAGGCAGAGGCTAGCAATGGAAACACACAAGTTTACATAAACGGTCGGGAGATTACAAAAGTAGAGCTTAGGATGTTACAG CTAGCAGGAGTTCAGTGTGCTGGGAACCCACACTTTTGGGTGAATGAGGATGGATCATATCAAGAAGAGGGGCAGAAGAACACTAAAGGTTACATTTGGGGCAAG GCGGGAATGAAGCTGGTTTGCACTTTCTTATCACTACCTGTTCCTTCTAAATCATCAAATATTTCTGGAGAACAATTTAGCAGTATGACAAGTAGAACTGTCCCTGACTATCTTGAGCAGAGAACACTGCTAAAAATTCTATTAGTTGGATACATTGGATCTGGGACAAGCACTATTTTTAAGCAG gccAAGATTCTTTACAAACCTGTTCCTTTCACGGACGATGAGCGTGAAAGTATTAAATTGACAATTCAGAGCAATGTGTATGGTTATCTCGGTATACTACTTGAGGGACGTGACCGTTTTGAGGAAGAAAGTTTGGCTGAGATGTTGGAACAACAATCTTCCGAGGAAGCTGACCTTGGTG GGGAAGGAGATAACATCGATCAAATAACTATCTATACAATTGGCCCGAGACTTAAAGCATTCTCTGATTGGCTTCTAAAGATTATGGTATCAGGAAATTTGGAGGTGATTTTTCCAGCGGCAAGTCGGGAATATGCACCATTGGTTGAAGAATTGTGGAAGGACCCAGCTATTCAGGCCACATACAAGCGGAAGCAGGAATTGGAAATGCTGCCTAGTGTTGCTAGTTATTTTTTAGAAAGG GCTGTTGATATATTGAGGACAGACTATGAACCCTCACATTTGGATATTCTTTATGCTGAGGGGGTTACTTCATCAAATGGGCTTGCTTGTTTGGACTACTCGTATCCCCAGTCAGCATCTGATGATAAATTTGATACTGATGATCAACATGACTCTTTGCTCAG GTACCAATTGATTAGTGTGCATGCACGGGGCCTTGGAGAGAACTGTAAATGGCTCGAGATGTTTGAAGATATCGGGATGGTCATTTTTTGTGTTGCATTAAGCGACTACGATCAGTACACGGTTGACGGAAACGGGTGTTCTACTAATAAGATGTTGCAAAGTAGGAAATTCTTCGAAACCATTGTTACTCATCCCACATTTGAGCAGATGGATTTTCTCTTAATACTAAATAAATATGATCTCTTCGAGGACAAGATCGAGCAAGTGCCGTTGACTCAGTGTGAATGGTTTGATGGTTTCCGTCCTATAACAAGCAACCATAGATCCAACAGTAACAGCAATAGCATCAACTGTAATCCGTCACTTGGTCAGCTGGGTTTCCACTATATAGCAGTGAAATTCAAGCAACTTTACGCGTCACTCACAGGAAAGAAGCTGTACGTGTCCCCGGTGAAGGGGCTAGATCCTAATAGTGTTGATACAGCTCTTAAATATgcaaaggagatattgaagtGGGAAGAAGAAAGACCTAACTTCAGCTTAAGTGAGTATTCATTATACAGCACAGAAGCAAGCTCCTATTCCCCTTGA